The following are encoded together in the Vibrio zhugei genome:
- the glpE gene encoding thiosulfate sulfurtransferase GlpE: MEQFQHIDVVSAQNLIESRNAKIVDIRDPRSFKESHAVSAYHLTNDTIVDFMNEVDFDEPVLVICYHGNSSQGAAQYLIHQGFDEVYSVDGGFEAWQRANLPTETK; encoded by the coding sequence ATGGAGCAATTCCAACATATCGATGTCGTCAGTGCTCAAAACCTGATTGAAAGTAGAAACGCAAAGATCGTCGATATTCGCGACCCACGGTCATTTAAAGAGTCACACGCTGTGTCTGCGTATCATTTAACCAATGACACGATTGTCGATTTTATGAATGAGGTCGATTTTGACGAGCCCGTGCTGGTCATTTGTTATCATGGCAATAGCAGCCAAGGCGCCGCGCAATACTTGATTCATCAAGGCTTTGATGAAGTCTATAGTGTCGATGGTGGGTTTGAAGCATGGCAGCGGGCTAACCTTCCTACTGAAACCAAATAA
- the rpoH gene encoding RNA polymerase sigma factor RpoH has protein sequence MTKQAYPMALVTQDSLDSYIRSVNSYPMLTAEEEHSLAERLHYDGDIEAAKGLILSHLRFVVHVARGYSGYGLPMADLVQEGNIGLMKAVKRFNPEVGVRLVSFAVHWIKAEIHEYVLRNWRIVKIATTKAQRKLFFNLRKSKKRLGWFNNGEVETVARELGVEPSEVREMESRLAAQDPTFEMSSDDDENASFSAPALYLEDKHSDLADNVEAQNWEEHTTQRLVSALSTLDERSQNIVRSRWLDDQKMTLQELADTYEVSAERIRQLEKNAMKKLKEAVGDI, from the coding sequence ATGACTAAACAAGCGTACCCAATGGCTTTAGTAACGCAAGATAGCTTAGATAGCTATATCCGTTCTGTGAATAGCTATCCGATGTTAACTGCGGAGGAAGAGCATTCGCTGGCTGAAAGGTTACACTATGATGGTGATATCGAAGCAGCGAAAGGCTTGATTTTATCCCATTTGCGTTTTGTTGTTCATGTGGCGCGAGGATACTCAGGCTACGGTTTACCGATGGCGGACTTGGTTCAAGAAGGCAATATTGGTTTGATGAAAGCGGTCAAACGCTTCAACCCAGAAGTGGGCGTCAGATTGGTATCGTTCGCTGTGCATTGGATCAAAGCCGAGATCCATGAGTATGTATTGCGTAACTGGCGAATCGTCAAGATTGCGACGACCAAAGCACAACGTAAATTATTCTTCAATCTGCGTAAGTCGAAAAAACGTTTGGGGTGGTTTAATAACGGCGAAGTCGAAACTGTTGCACGTGAATTGGGGGTAGAACCTTCAGAAGTCCGTGAAATGGAATCGCGTCTTGCCGCACAAGATCCTACGTTTGAAATGTCGTCAGACGACGATGAAAATGCGTCATTCTCTGCGCCAGCGTTGTATCTTGAAGATAAGCATTCTGATCTCGCCGATAATGTAGAAGCTCAGAACTGGGAAGAGCACACGACTCAGCGCCTTGTGTCGGCTTTGTCGACGCTCGATGAACGCAGTCAAAACATTGTTCGTTCTCGCTGGTTAGATGATCAGAAAATGACGCTACAAGAGCTTGCCGATACCTATGAAGTGTCTGCTGAGCGTATTCGTCAGCTTGAAAAGAATGCGATGAAAAAATTGAAAGAAGCGGTGGGTGATATTTAA
- the ftsX gene encoding permease-like cell division protein FtsX, translated as MRYKVMANKLLKNKKAPKSNPGKRLKTDRYFTVQWKQAKASFRQLWQRPLGNIMTLAVISMALTLPSCFYLVSKNLSAVATQMSDSSQVSVYMDEGVSEARVMLLKDEIEQRDDVSAVKYISPQQGIEDLSANAGFEQAISLLDSSALPAVLVITPTSDEKQAVKALASAVQKQSGVADVRLDEDWLSKLDAIRSLASILVMSLSVLMLISVFLIVGNTLRFNVQANKDEIQTMKLIGATDSFILRPYLYSGMWFGIIGAIVAWIMTMGITLLLSHAVAQLADLYDSHFSILGLGLEDSLLLVMLGTLIGCIAAKVSASRHLKEIEPI; from the coding sequence GTGAGGTACAAGGTTATGGCCAATAAACTCTTAAAAAATAAAAAAGCACCGAAATCAAACCCTGGTAAGCGCTTAAAAACCGATCGCTATTTCACGGTTCAATGGAAGCAGGCCAAAGCCTCTTTTCGCCAGTTATGGCAGCGACCTCTTGGTAATATCATGACGTTAGCGGTCATTTCCATGGCGTTGACACTGCCCAGTTGTTTTTATTTAGTGAGTAAAAACTTGTCGGCGGTGGCAACCCAAATGTCCGATTCGTCGCAAGTGAGCGTGTACATGGATGAGGGGGTCTCAGAAGCGCGAGTGATGCTGCTTAAAGATGAGATTGAGCAGCGAGACGACGTCTCAGCGGTAAAATACATTTCTCCGCAGCAAGGCATTGAAGATCTCAGTGCCAATGCAGGCTTTGAGCAAGCGATCAGTTTACTGGACTCGTCTGCACTTCCGGCGGTGCTTGTGATCACCCCAACGAGCGATGAAAAGCAGGCAGTGAAAGCGCTCGCGTCCGCCGTGCAAAAGCAAAGTGGTGTCGCCGATGTGCGCCTCGATGAAGATTGGCTTTCGAAGTTAGATGCCATTCGCAGTCTAGCCAGCATCCTAGTGATGAGCTTATCTGTCCTGATGCTGATCTCGGTGTTTTTAATTGTCGGGAATACGTTGCGCTTTAACGTGCAAGCCAATAAAGATGAAATTCAAACCATGAAATTGATTGGCGCGACGGACAGTTTTATTTTGCGTCCTTATCTCTATTCTGGCATGTGGTTTGGCATTATTGGCGCGATTGTGGCGTGGATTATGACCATGGGTATTACCTTATTATTGAGTCATGCGGTGGCGCAATTGGCTGATTTATATGACAGTCATTTTTCCATTTTGGGACTTGGGCTGGAGGATTCTTTATTGCTTGTCATGTTAGGCACCTTGATTGGTTGCATTGCGGCGAAGGTCTCGGCCAGTCGTCACCTGAAAGAGATTGAACCGATCTAA
- the ftsE gene encoding cell division ATP-binding protein FtsE, with amino-acid sequence MIKFQQVSKAYRGGRQALQKVDFHLRRGEMAFLGGHSGAGKSTLLKLICAIERPTDGRLSFNDHDITRIPNKDIPFLRRNIGIVFQDHRLLMDRTIYENVALPMRIESASESEIKRRVSAALDKTGLLDKARCFPTQLSGGEQQRVGIARAVVNRPTLLLADEPTGNLDPELSNRILRLFEEFNRAGVTILLATHDINLVNSRPQYRHFELNQGFLSEVQGYGQ; translated from the coding sequence GTGATTAAATTTCAACAAGTAAGCAAGGCGTATCGAGGTGGACGGCAAGCCTTGCAAAAAGTCGACTTTCATTTGCGAAGAGGTGAAATGGCCTTTTTAGGCGGGCATTCTGGTGCAGGTAAAAGTACGCTATTGAAATTAATATGTGCGATAGAGCGTCCTACTGACGGCAGGTTAAGCTTTAACGATCATGACATCACACGCATTCCCAATAAGGATATTCCTTTTCTACGTCGCAATATTGGTATCGTGTTTCAAGACCACCGCTTGCTCATGGACAGAACCATCTATGAAAACGTAGCTTTGCCGATGCGCATAGAGTCGGCCAGTGAGTCAGAGATCAAACGCCGTGTGTCTGCGGCGCTTGATAAAACGGGCTTATTAGACAAAGCCCGCTGTTTTCCCACTCAATTATCAGGAGGCGAACAACAGCGCGTGGGCATTGCCCGAGCTGTCGTGAATCGCCCGACCTTGTTGTTAGCCGATGAACCGACGGGGAATTTGGATCCGGAGTTGTCGAATCGGATTTTACGACTTTTTGAAGAGTTCAATCGCGCTGGCGTCACGATTTTACTGGCGACGCATGACATTAATTTAGTGAATTCTCGCCCTCAATATCGCCATTTTGAATTGAATCAGGGTTTTTTAAGTGAGGTACAAGGTTATGGCCAATAA
- the ftsY gene encoding signal recognition particle-docking protein FtsY: MTEKKKRGLLSWLGFGDDETSQTNHEENTENQAATVADPESSSESQDVDQDTPVTTANEADDKAQVLEPVAEPIQEQEKPTESFFTRLKRSLSRTKANIGSGFFGLFKGKKIDDDLFEELEEQLLIADVGMDTTMKIIDSLTEKATRQQLKDGEALYDLLKEEMRDILATVEQPLQVDTAKAPYVILMVGVNGVGKTTTIGKLAKQFQQEGKSVLLAAGDTFRAAAVEQLQVWGQRNNVPVVAQHTGADSASVIYDAIEAAKARGVDVVIADTAGRLQNKANLMEELRKIVRVMKKIDDAAPHEIMLTLDAGTGQNAISQAKLFTEAAPLTGITLTKLDGTAKGGVIFSLADQFKIPIRYIGVGEGIDDLRPFETQQFIDALFSRDD; this comes from the coding sequence ATGACAGAAAAAAAGAAACGTGGCTTACTGTCATGGCTCGGTTTTGGTGATGATGAAACGAGTCAGACAAATCATGAAGAAAACACAGAGAATCAAGCGGCAACGGTTGCCGACCCTGAATCGAGTTCTGAATCTCAAGATGTAGACCAAGACACGCCTGTAACAACGGCGAATGAGGCTGATGATAAAGCGCAAGTGCTTGAGCCAGTTGCCGAACCTATCCAAGAGCAAGAGAAGCCAACAGAGAGCTTTTTTACTCGGTTAAAACGCAGTTTAAGCCGAACCAAAGCCAATATTGGCTCAGGATTTTTTGGTCTCTTCAAAGGTAAAAAAATCGATGACGATTTATTTGAAGAGTTAGAAGAGCAATTACTCATTGCCGATGTGGGTATGGATACGACGATGAAAATCATCGATAGTCTGACCGAGAAAGCCACCCGTCAGCAGCTCAAAGACGGTGAAGCACTTTACGATCTTCTCAAAGAAGAAATGCGTGACATTCTGGCCACGGTTGAACAGCCTTTGCAAGTTGACACCGCAAAAGCCCCTTATGTCATCTTGATGGTTGGCGTTAACGGTGTGGGTAAAACGACCACCATCGGTAAATTGGCGAAACAGTTCCAGCAAGAAGGTAAGAGTGTCTTACTGGCGGCAGGAGATACGTTTAGAGCGGCAGCGGTTGAGCAGTTGCAAGTATGGGGGCAACGTAACAATGTACCCGTTGTCGCGCAACATACAGGAGCTGACAGTGCATCGGTGATCTATGATGCGATTGAAGCCGCTAAAGCACGCGGTGTGGATGTCGTGATTGCTGATACGGCTGGGCGTTTGCAAAATAAAGCCAATTTGATGGAAGAGTTACGCAAGATTGTCCGAGTCATGAAGAAAATTGATGATGCGGCCCCCCATGAAATTATGTTGACGTTGGATGCGGGCACTGGACAAAATGCGATCAGCCAAGCCAAATTATTTACGGAAGCGGCACCGCTGACCGGGATTACGTTAACCAAGTTAGATGGAACCGCGAAAGGTGGGGTCATTTTCTCTTTGGCGGATCAATTTAAAATTCCGATTCGTTATATTGGTGTTGGTGAAGGCATTGATGATTTACGCCCATTCGAGACTCAACAATTTATTGATGCACTTTTCAGTCGTGATGATTAA
- the rsmD gene encoding 16S rRNA (guanine(966)-N(2))-methyltransferase RsmD produces MARRPHKKPATNTNSLGQVRIISGLWRGRKLPVHDAQGLRPTTDRVKETLFNWIAQEIPQSRCLDIFAGSGGLGFEAASRQATQVTMLEMNRQVYQQLTRNVAALNAECIDVHHTDSLSYLDKPGQAYDIVFIDPPFRQGLIDEVITRLENHHWLTPNALIYIETEKELVLPPMPKHWQLLKEKQAGQVSYRLFERSES; encoded by the coding sequence ATGGCAAGACGTCCTCATAAAAAACCGGCGACAAATACGAATTCGCTCGGACAAGTAAGAATTATCAGTGGCTTATGGCGAGGAAGAAAACTGCCTGTGCACGATGCTCAGGGGTTACGTCCTACGACGGATCGCGTCAAAGAAACGCTATTCAATTGGATTGCTCAAGAGATTCCTCAATCGCGCTGTCTCGATATCTTCGCGGGCTCCGGCGGATTAGGCTTTGAAGCCGCTTCGCGACAAGCGACACAAGTCACCATGCTAGAAATGAATCGCCAAGTTTACCAACAGCTCACGCGTAACGTTGCTGCGCTTAACGCTGAGTGTATTGATGTGCACCACACGGATAGCTTGTCTTATCTCGATAAACCAGGGCAAGCGTACGATATTGTTTTTATTGATCCCCCGTTTCGACAAGGCTTAATTGACGAGGTGATCACTCGATTAGAGAACCATCATTGGTTAACGCCTAACGCACTTATCTATATTGAGACCGAGAAAGAGCTCGTCTTGCCGCCCATGCCAAAACACTGGCAACTACTAAAAGAAAAACAAGCGGGACAAGTTAGCTACCGTTTATTTGAGAGGAGCGAATCATGA
- a CDS encoding DUF1145 domain-containing protein, which translates to MKALIAIAKIAIALVWLILLINIVHPFPGHAAIALYIMTVFLFMMHGLQALIFIGAFGDKITISRWEKWSILIFGIFALLDIRRKHMQ; encoded by the coding sequence ATGAAAGCATTAATCGCGATCGCCAAAATTGCGATCGCCTTAGTTTGGCTCATTTTACTGATCAACATTGTTCACCCATTCCCAGGACACGCAGCGATCGCCTTATACATAATGACCGTCTTCTTATTTATGATGCATGGTCTACAAGCACTGATATTTATTGGCGCTTTTGGCGATAAAATCACCATAAGTCGCTGGGAAAAATGGTCCATTCTGATCTTCGGCATTTTTGCATTATTGGATATTCGCCGTAAGCATATGCAATAA
- a CDS encoding YhgN family NAAT transporter: protein MEIFSAATMLFLIMDPLGNLPVVLSILKHFDKRRRRIILIRELIAALIILLLFLYAGKSVLGFLHVQPETLSISGGVILFIIAIKMIFPSAGSITGLAVGEEPFIVPVAIPMIAGPSVIAALLLLSTQYPNQMVELSVSVFLAWLGTAGVLMFYGFFHKILGERGLKAVERLMGLLLVMVSTQMFLDGLKSYMAG, encoded by the coding sequence ATGGAAATTTTTTCAGCGGCCACCATGTTATTTTTAATCATGGACCCACTTGGTAATTTGCCTGTCGTATTATCGATTTTAAAACACTTTGATAAACGCAGACGTCGTATCATATTGATTCGTGAACTTATTGCAGCATTGATTATCCTGTTGCTCTTTTTATATGCGGGTAAGTCAGTCTTAGGGTTTTTGCATGTTCAACCTGAAACATTAAGTATTTCAGGTGGGGTTATCCTGTTTATCATTGCAATCAAAATGATTTTCCCAAGTGCAGGGAGTATTACGGGGTTAGCCGTTGGTGAAGAACCCTTCATTGTTCCAGTGGCGATTCCTATGATCGCCGGTCCTTCGGTAATTGCCGCTTTATTACTTTTGTCGACCCAATATCCCAATCAAATGGTTGAATTGTCAGTGTCTGTATTTCTTGCTTGGTTGGGCACTGCTGGTGTTTTAATGTTCTATGGCTTCTTCCATAAGATATTAGGTGAACGCGGACTGAAAGCGGTTGAGCGTTTGATGGGATTGTTACTGGTTATGGTGTCTACGCAAATGTTCTTGGACGGATTAAAGAGCTACATGGCCGGGTAA
- a CDS encoding lysoplasmalogenase: protein MNMWSWISVALSGYISIYSYRNNDIKQAIIFKLMSLGLLYSILFSVMPFSTEPATWVLISLLVAMFADGLYYFKSCIKVSFIAFLCSQLLLSKAFWCQLSGSIVWWMPALLIASAIVAFFLLLPQLDNLIIPVALMGLVLIQMAWAAGEVWLNASNIASLMGFLGCITFILSWITQAIHDFKRPIKGGQYIVSGTYLLAQSLVVISVMP from the coding sequence GTGAACATGTGGAGCTGGATTTCTGTCGCTTTATCTGGGTATATCAGCATTTATTCGTATAGAAATAATGATATCAAACAGGCGATTATATTTAAGTTGATGAGTTTGGGACTGCTGTATTCCATTCTGTTTTCTGTCATGCCATTTTCAACCGAACCTGCTACGTGGGTCCTTATCAGTTTACTCGTCGCCATGTTTGCTGATGGGCTGTATTATTTTAAGTCTTGCATCAAAGTCAGCTTTATCGCTTTTTTATGTTCACAACTTTTACTGAGTAAGGCGTTTTGGTGTCAATTATCTGGGAGCATTGTGTGGTGGATGCCGGCTTTGCTAATCGCATCCGCGATTGTGGCCTTTTTCTTATTACTGCCTCAGCTTGATAACCTGATTATTCCGGTTGCATTGATGGGCTTGGTGTTAATTCAAATGGCCTGGGCTGCGGGTGAAGTGTGGTTAAATGCCAGTAACATCGCTTCTTTGATGGGATTCTTAGGTTGTATCACGTTTATCCTTTCTTGGATCACGCAAGCCATTCATGACTTTAAGCGTCCGATTAAAGGTGGACAATACATCGTTTCTGGGACGTACTTATTGGCGCAAAGTTTGGTGGTTATTTCCGTTATGCCGTGA
- a CDS encoding DUF4145 domain-containing protein yields the protein MSDIERVVKCTRKLETLLREQYHAEGKGLHQLVTSCEQRLPRHIIGKLRFIATVRNKIVHDDHYKLDDRAEFMSAFKECQRELTPRSGRFVWRLAVSLMMLMTLAAIVVYYAHWDLLDKHFFSH from the coding sequence ATGTCAGACATTGAAAGAGTAGTAAAGTGTACACGTAAGCTAGAAACATTGTTGCGAGAGCAGTATCACGCAGAAGGGAAAGGGTTGCACCAGTTAGTAACCAGCTGTGAGCAACGTTTACCTCGACATATTATTGGCAAGCTTCGCTTCATTGCTACGGTCAGAAATAAAATCGTTCATGATGACCATTATAAACTTGATGATCGTGCCGAGTTTATGTCTGCATTTAAAGAGTGTCAGCGAGAGCTCACGCCAAGAAGCGGCCGTTTTGTTTGGCGTTTGGCGGTGTCCTTAATGATGCTGATGACGCTGGCCGCGATTGTTGTGTATTATGCTCATTGGGATTTACTGGACAAGCATTTCTTTTCTCATTGA
- a CDS encoding acyltransferase has protein sequence MEEKKRVEFFDVLRCVAAIAVIAIHTLAPYRDLYGVIPDSEWLTAVTLNGVTRWAVPVFILISGALLMSDTRPFNAEYYIKRRLGKVVLPFLAWSVFYIFLSGLNAQGFNSDVAAKTAENSWHHGTYYHLGFFYYFIPLYFVIPLFQWVKRHASDGIWVAYVGIWLITTTLYLSHINGVWSSQYWLYTGYLPLGYLLYKRLPITSFTVMIAVILGLTSLYFTVHSVVELSVMKGQYSVGRWLSYKTINVVLAASMIFILGRAITPHIPESVMKGIRVMSKYSLGIYLLHPIFLWPMKAFGWHQGHPGWVIPLWMLISGAGALTLSWLLSRHKATQWLVP, from the coding sequence ATGGAAGAAAAAAAGCGTGTCGAGTTTTTTGATGTATTACGATGTGTCGCCGCAATAGCCGTTATAGCCATTCATACATTGGCACCCTATCGTGATCTTTATGGCGTGATTCCCGATAGTGAGTGGTTAACCGCTGTGACATTAAATGGCGTAACACGTTGGGCTGTGCCTGTTTTCATTTTAATTTCTGGTGCGCTGTTAATGAGTGACACACGCCCGTTTAACGCTGAATATTATATTAAGCGTCGTCTGGGGAAAGTGGTGTTGCCATTTTTGGCATGGTCAGTGTTCTATATTTTCTTGTCTGGATTGAACGCACAAGGGTTTAATAGTGACGTCGCCGCAAAAACGGCGGAAAATAGTTGGCATCACGGGACTTATTATCATCTTGGTTTCTTCTACTACTTTATTCCTCTTTATTTTGTTATTCCATTATTTCAGTGGGTGAAGCGCCATGCGAGTGATGGTATCTGGGTTGCCTATGTGGGAATTTGGTTGATCACGACAACGTTATATTTATCTCATATTAATGGTGTGTGGAGCTCTCAATACTGGCTGTATACTGGATATTTACCCTTGGGGTATTTACTGTATAAACGTTTACCAATCACGTCGTTTACCGTCATGATTGCCGTGATTTTAGGTCTCACCTCATTATATTTCACCGTTCACTCGGTGGTGGAATTGAGTGTAATGAAAGGGCAGTACTCGGTGGGCCGATGGTTGTCTTACAAAACCATCAATGTGGTACTGGCGGCAAGTATGATTTTTATCTTGGGTCGTGCTATCACACCTCATATACCGGAAAGCGTGATGAAAGGTATCCGCGTAATGAGTAAATACAGCCTAGGCATTTATTTGCTTCATCCGATCTTTTTATGGCCAATGAAAGCATTTGGCTGGCATCAAGGCCACCCAGGTTGGGTCATTCCGCTATGGATGCTGATTAGTGGCGCCGGCGCATTAACGTTAAGTTGGTTGCTTTCTCGTCACAAAGCCACGCAATGGCTGGTGCCTTAA
- a CDS encoding Dps family protein, with protein sequence MTTNLIGLNTEQSQQLAGSLNKLLANYHVFYMNTRGYHWNIKGKEFFELHAKFEEIYTDLQTKLDEVAERILTLGEQPLHSFTSYLAESDIQEHTNATDGHSTMRGLVDGFSTLISQQRNVLALASETGDEGTAAQMSDYIREQEKLIWMLNAWLQ encoded by the coding sequence ATGACAACGAATTTAATCGGTCTCAATACAGAACAAAGCCAACAGCTTGCTGGTTCCTTAAATAAATTACTCGCGAACTATCACGTTTTTTACATGAATACCCGCGGGTACCATTGGAATATTAAAGGTAAAGAATTCTTTGAATTGCATGCAAAATTTGAAGAGATCTATACGGATTTACAAACAAAATTAGATGAAGTTGCTGAACGTATCCTAACCTTAGGTGAGCAACCTCTTCACAGCTTTACCAGCTACTTAGCGGAAAGTGACATCCAAGAGCATACCAATGCCACAGATGGACACAGCACAATGCGCGGATTAGTGGACGGATTTAGCACACTGATTTCCCAACAGCGTAATGTGTTGGCGTTAGCCTCAGAAACCGGTGACGAAGGTACGGCTGCGCAAATGAGTGATTACATTCGTGAGCAAGAAAAATTAATTTGGATGCTAAACGCTTGGCTGCAATAA
- a CDS encoding alpha/beta fold hydrolase, whose amino-acid sequence MTIRADNPYGLTQENEFSERMTKEIAQLWSQREEGTYRSFDKTRIYWCQLTSPDHNKAIVLVNGRIESAWKYQELFFDLFQQGYDIYSFDHRGQGRSQRLIDNIQMGYVGEFNDYVSDLNALIATFNLEKYEQCFLLGHSMGGAVATRYLQMHPQHPFDAVALTAPMFGVNIPWQLKAIAIPLTYLLTSFSPQPRYAPGHNDYTSKPFLDNPLSHSEIRYQWFRDLYEQEPELQLGGASTRWVWQGLMAAKQCIQLTRQITIPTLLIQAEQDAIVDNKAQQRFIKKLSKTNQNAQLAMIPNAYHELLFEADEYRNPTITQILQHFSAIQ is encoded by the coding sequence ATGACAATACGAGCAGACAACCCATACGGCTTAACTCAAGAAAATGAATTTTCAGAGCGAATGACAAAAGAGATCGCTCAGTTATGGTCACAACGTGAAGAAGGCACCTACCGCTCTTTCGACAAAACACGTATTTATTGGTGTCAACTGACTTCCCCCGATCACAACAAAGCGATTGTCTTGGTGAATGGTCGTATTGAATCCGCATGGAAGTATCAAGAGCTTTTCTTCGATCTGTTTCAACAAGGGTATGATATTTATTCGTTTGATCACCGAGGACAAGGTCGCTCGCAACGGTTAATTGACAACATTCAGATGGGCTACGTCGGTGAGTTTAATGACTATGTGAGCGATTTAAATGCCTTGATCGCGACCTTCAATCTTGAAAAATATGAACAATGCTTCTTGTTGGGACACTCAATGGGTGGGGCCGTCGCGACTCGCTATTTACAAATGCACCCACAGCACCCCTTCGATGCTGTGGCGCTCACCGCCCCAATGTTTGGCGTCAACATCCCATGGCAGCTCAAAGCGATTGCCATTCCATTAACGTATCTATTGACGTCTTTCTCTCCGCAACCGAGATATGCACCGGGACATAATGACTACACCAGCAAACCGTTTTTAGACAACCCGTTATCACATAGCGAAATTCGCTACCAATGGTTTCGCGATCTCTATGAACAAGAGCCAGAGTTACAATTAGGCGGCGCTAGCACCCGCTGGGTTTGGCAAGGATTGATGGCGGCGAAACAGTGCATTCAGCTCACTCGGCAAATTACCATTCCGACCCTTTTGATACAGGCCGAGCAAGATGCAATTGTGGATAATAAGGCTCAGCAACGGTTTATTAAAAAGCTGTCTAAAACCAATCAAAACGCTCAATTAGCGATGATCCCCAACGCCTATCATGAGCTTTTATTTGAAGCAGACGAATATCGTAACCCAACCATTACGCAAATTTTGCAGCATTTCTCCGCTATCCAATAA
- a CDS encoding Cof-type HAD-IIB family hydrolase — protein sequence MTAEPSSLPYHIVASDLDGTLLAPDHKISETTKRTLKTLHDRGYIFIFATGRHHVDVAGIRETVGIPAYMITANGARVHTPDNTLMSRQNIPEHLVQPIVDRLKDEPNIYVHIYRDDTWHINQDKEALANFHNESGFSFQSFDSHAAPTDNVAKVFFTDVTQNHEHLRRFEQRLNDEFGEQLTVSFSSPWCLEVMGPNVSKGNAIKIVSESLGLGLQDCIAFGDGMNDVEMLTMAGKGLLMGTAHPQVLAAIPAIERIGSHADDAVAHYLNEHLLT from the coding sequence ATGACCGCCGAACCATCGTCTTTGCCTTATCACATTGTCGCCTCTGATCTAGATGGCACATTACTCGCCCCCGATCATAAAATCAGTGAAACCACAAAGCGTACATTGAAAACGCTGCATGACCGTGGGTACATTTTTATTTTTGCGACAGGCCGACATCATGTTGACGTCGCGGGCATTCGTGAGACAGTGGGGATTCCCGCCTACATGATCACCGCAAATGGCGCACGCGTACACACGCCGGATAATACCTTAATGAGCCGTCAAAATATTCCTGAGCATTTGGTTCAGCCAATTGTTGATAGGCTAAAAGATGAGCCGAATATCTATGTGCATATTTACCGCGATGACACTTGGCACATCAATCAGGACAAAGAGGCACTGGCGAACTTTCATAATGAGTCTGGATTTTCATTTCAATCATTCGACTCACACGCGGCACCGACAGATAACGTGGCCAAAGTGTTCTTTACGGATGTCACCCAAAATCACGAGCACCTACGTCGCTTCGAACAACGCCTTAACGATGAGTTTGGTGAGCAATTAACCGTGTCATTCTCTTCCCCTTGGTGCCTTGAAGTCATGGGGCCGAATGTCTCAAAAGGAAACGCCATTAAAATCGTCTCTGAATCACTGGGGCTGGGCCTACAAGATTGCATCGCCTTTGGTGATGGAATGAATGATGTCGAAATGTTGACGATGGCAGGCAAAGGCTTGCTCATGGGCACCGCTCACCCGCAAGTTCTCGCTGCGATTCCCGCTATCGAACGCATTGGTAGTCATGCAGATGATGCGGTCGCCCATTACCTGAATGAGCACCTCCTAACCTAA
- a CDS encoding EVE domain-containing protein, which yields MAYWLFKTEPDTFSIDTLRTQKVACWEGVRNYQARNMLRDDVKVGDEVLIYHSSCKQVGIAGVAKVVKAAYPDYFAWDLSSDYYDHRSSPENPRWFMVDVEFCRTLTRLIPLSELKAHPALQAMPLVKRGNRLSIMPVMPDEWRTILEME from the coding sequence ATGGCATATTGGCTATTTAAAACAGAACCGGATACCTTCTCTATTGACACTCTGCGGACACAAAAAGTCGCGTGCTGGGAAGGAGTTCGCAATTATCAAGCGCGAAACATGTTGCGTGATGACGTGAAGGTCGGTGATGAGGTTTTGATTTATCACTCTTCCTGCAAACAGGTCGGCATTGCTGGGGTCGCGAAAGTGGTTAAGGCCGCGTATCCTGACTATTTTGCTTGGGATCTTTCCAGTGATTATTATGACCATCGCTCGTCACCAGAGAACCCTAGATGGTTTATGGTCGATGTTGAATTTTGTCGAACGTTGACGCGCCTGATTCCTTTATCAGAACTGAAAGCTCATCCAGCGTTGCAGGCAATGCCATTGGTCAAACGAGGAAATCGGTTATCCATCATGCCTGTCATGCCAGACGAATGGCGAACGATTCTTGAGATGGAGTAA